A genome region from Cystobacter fuscus DSM 2262 includes the following:
- a CDS encoding myxosortase-dependent M36 family metallopeptidase gives MTGLVFKWSRLALALASTGATARDLPNYEVPQDPPPSPRANKPLRPEATDARVAHRDVQRDLPTFVWANKKSEAPSLRARLANMKPEQAAREQLGEYVSLYGHESLTEAGANVTSVSRDARGVSVVTFAQQVDGVEVFRQGLKVLLDTNNEVVALSGNLSPHVSATTSAARAPSLRHQLTAPQAISLAYQDLTDSPLEGSLLTRASIRADDNDAYTHYQLAPYARPLAEGLVIPARARPVFFPMARGLVPAYYLELNTAPADSRESDYYAYVVSAADGRLLMRNNLTAHADFSYRVWAETTPPYLPLDGPAGGIATPHPTGKPKTFAAPPYVAPSLVTLRNAPFSRNDPWLPEGATQTVGNNVDAYADLVYPDGFGTGDYRATVTAPGMFDRSTDFSLQPSANAGQSQAATTQLFYVNNWLHDWFYDVGFDEAAGNAQQDNFDRGGLQNDPIHAEAQDYDGRNNGNMSTPADGASPIMQMFIFDGPEETLDDQYLEVTAPASVAGKYAVGNANFGPQSFDLSGQVVLAVSGDSTTTACEALTNAAEVAGKIAFIDRGGCTFVQKIRNAQSAGAVGVIIANNTSGALEAADIAPDITLPSLYITQADGNRLRATLPDLTTKLHRVLVPDLDGTLDNSIAAHEWGHYISNRLVWNASGLTNNQGKSLGEGWADFTALLMMTRPEDIHVPANSHWNGAYAVAGYATRGGMSEDSTFFGMRRVTYSADMARNALTFRHIANGEPLPASASTTPFSTNAEVHNSGEIWATQLWDCYVSLLRAYPFEEAQQRMKQYLVNGYKLTPATPTFLEARDALIAAASASSAEDGRRFWEAFARRGAGVGAVAPDRTSWDHVGVVESYDVTADVTVVSLSVEAVAKTCDRDNILDNGETGLLRIKLRNLDALRTEQTVATVTSSSPGVTLGNGGQVQVPALDRLEETEVTLPVSLQGATGRQQLSFTVTTRQEDPSRPGNREVTWRVGANYDEQPATTTTEDVESSNPPWTATNDDHGVNVNWTPLEYPTATGNHVFHARDVNGPSDMRLTSPPLQVSTTEPLVLEFKQAWDFEVGVGMNYDGAVIELSEDDGRTWKDVGESLYNGTLASYEGNLNPLEGRGAFVGQSTNFPAFITSRLDLGTAYAGKTVRLRLRVGSNQNTGANGWLLDDLEFSGLGNTPFTAIKEEDHVCVPPLVITAGEDVTVEERTRLTLHGRATDADDSPLTHAWTQLSGPEVTLSEADTLTPSFVAPEVSANTALLFQLSISNGGATAIDTVTVTVTDVNRAPTPNPEPPRCGCSSGAEAPLGMMGLALLALARRRRVN, from the coding sequence GTGACAGGGTTGGTTTTCAAGTGGTCGAGGCTGGCACTCGCACTCGCGAGCACGGGTGCCACGGCGCGAGACCTGCCGAACTACGAAGTGCCGCAGGACCCGCCGCCCTCACCGCGCGCGAACAAGCCACTGCGACCGGAGGCAACGGACGCACGCGTCGCCCACCGGGACGTGCAGCGCGACCTGCCCACCTTCGTCTGGGCGAACAAGAAGTCCGAGGCCCCGTCGTTGCGCGCGCGGCTGGCGAACATGAAGCCCGAGCAGGCCGCGCGCGAGCAGCTCGGCGAGTACGTGTCCCTGTATGGCCACGAGTCGCTCACCGAGGCGGGCGCGAACGTCACCTCCGTCAGCCGTGACGCGCGCGGCGTGTCGGTCGTCACCTTCGCCCAGCAGGTGGACGGCGTGGAGGTGTTCCGCCAGGGACTCAAGGTCCTGCTCGACACGAACAACGAGGTCGTGGCCCTCAGCGGCAACCTGTCCCCCCATGTCTCCGCGACCACGTCCGCCGCCCGGGCCCCGAGCCTGCGCCACCAGTTGACGGCCCCCCAGGCCATCTCCCTGGCCTATCAGGATCTGACCGACTCCCCCCTGGAGGGCAGCCTGCTCACGCGGGCGAGCATCCGCGCGGACGACAACGACGCCTACACCCACTACCAGCTCGCCCCCTACGCGCGTCCCCTGGCCGAGGGCCTGGTCATCCCCGCGCGCGCCAGGCCCGTGTTCTTCCCGATGGCCAGGGGGCTCGTGCCCGCCTACTACCTGGAGCTCAACACGGCCCCGGCCGACAGCCGGGAGTCGGACTACTACGCCTACGTGGTGTCCGCGGCCGATGGCCGGCTGCTCATGCGCAACAACCTCACCGCGCACGCGGACTTCAGCTACCGCGTCTGGGCGGAGACCACGCCGCCCTATCTCCCACTGGATGGACCCGCGGGTGGGATCGCCACGCCGCACCCCACGGGCAAGCCCAAGACCTTCGCCGCGCCGCCATACGTGGCCCCCTCGCTCGTCACCCTGCGGAACGCGCCCTTCAGCCGCAACGATCCCTGGCTGCCGGAGGGCGCCACGCAGACCGTGGGCAACAACGTGGACGCCTACGCGGACCTCGTCTATCCGGATGGCTTCGGCACGGGGGACTACCGCGCCACGGTGACGGCCCCGGGCATGTTCGACCGGAGCACGGATTTCAGCCTCCAGCCCTCCGCCAACGCGGGGCAGAGCCAGGCGGCCACCACGCAGCTGTTCTACGTGAACAACTGGCTGCACGACTGGTTCTACGACGTGGGCTTCGACGAGGCCGCGGGCAACGCCCAGCAGGACAACTTCGACCGCGGCGGCCTGCAAAATGACCCCATCCATGCCGAGGCGCAGGACTACGACGGCCGCAACAACGGGAACATGTCGACGCCGGCGGACGGTGCGTCCCCGATCATGCAGATGTTCATCTTCGACGGTCCCGAGGAGACATTGGATGACCAGTACCTGGAGGTGACCGCGCCCGCGAGCGTCGCGGGTAAATACGCGGTGGGCAACGCCAACTTCGGCCCGCAGTCGTTCGACCTGAGCGGCCAGGTCGTGCTCGCGGTCAGCGGCGACTCGACCACCACGGCTTGCGAAGCGCTGACCAACGCCGCGGAGGTGGCCGGGAAGATCGCCTTCATCGACCGCGGCGGCTGCACCTTCGTGCAGAAGATCCGCAACGCGCAGAGCGCCGGAGCCGTGGGTGTCATCATCGCGAACAACACGTCCGGCGCCCTCGAAGCCGCGGATATCGCTCCGGACATCACCCTCCCCTCGCTGTACATCACGCAGGCGGATGGCAACAGGCTCCGGGCCACGCTCCCCGACCTCACCACGAAGCTCCACCGCGTCCTGGTCCCCGACCTGGATGGCACGCTCGACAACAGCATCGCGGCGCACGAGTGGGGCCACTACATCAGCAACCGCCTCGTCTGGAACGCCTCCGGCCTGACCAACAACCAGGGCAAGTCCCTGGGCGAGGGCTGGGCGGACTTCACCGCCCTGCTGATGATGACGCGCCCGGAGGACATCCACGTCCCCGCCAACTCCCACTGGAACGGCGCCTACGCCGTGGCCGGGTACGCCACGCGCGGCGGCATGTCCGAGGACAGCACCTTCTTCGGCATGCGGCGCGTGACCTACTCGGCGGACATGGCCAGGAACGCGCTCACCTTCCGGCATATCGCCAACGGAGAGCCACTGCCCGCCTCGGCATCCACCACGCCCTTCTCCACCAACGCGGAGGTCCACAACTCGGGTGAGATCTGGGCCACCCAGCTGTGGGACTGCTACGTGTCGCTGCTGCGTGCCTACCCCTTCGAGGAGGCCCAACAGCGCATGAAGCAGTACCTGGTCAACGGCTACAAGCTGACGCCCGCCACGCCCACCTTCCTGGAAGCACGAGACGCGCTCATCGCGGCGGCCTCCGCCTCCTCCGCCGAGGATGGACGCCGCTTCTGGGAGGCCTTCGCCCGGCGGGGCGCGGGCGTGGGCGCGGTGGCGCCGGACCGCACCTCCTGGGACCATGTCGGCGTCGTGGAGAGCTACGACGTCACGGCGGACGTAACGGTCGTCTCCCTCTCCGTGGAGGCCGTGGCCAAGACGTGTGACCGGGACAACATCCTCGACAACGGCGAGACGGGCCTGCTGCGCATCAAGCTGCGCAACCTGGATGCCCTCCGCACCGAGCAGACCGTCGCCACCGTCACCTCCTCCAGCCCGGGCGTGACGCTGGGCAATGGTGGCCAGGTGCAGGTGCCAGCCCTGGACAGGTTGGAGGAGACGGAGGTCACCCTCCCCGTGTCGCTCCAGGGCGCGACGGGGCGCCAGCAGCTGAGCTTCACCGTCACCACGCGCCAGGAAGACCCGTCCCGTCCGGGCAACCGCGAGGTCACCTGGCGCGTGGGGGCCAACTACGACGAGCAGCCCGCCACCACGACCACCGAGGACGTGGAGTCGAGCAACCCGCCCTGGACCGCCACGAATGACGACCACGGCGTCAACGTGAACTGGACCCCCCTGGAGTACCCCACGGCCACCGGCAACCACGTCTTCCACGCGAGGGACGTGAACGGGCCGAGCGACATGCGCCTCACCTCCCCACCCCTCCAGGTGAGCACCACCGAGCCCCTCGTCCTCGAGTTCAAGCAGGCCTGGGACTTCGAAGTGGGCGTCGGCATGAACTACGACGGCGCCGTCATCGAGCTGAGCGAGGATGATGGACGGACGTGGAAGGACGTGGGCGAGTCCCTCTACAACGGCACACTCGCCAGCTACGAGGGCAACCTCAACCCGCTCGAGGGCCGCGGGGCCTTCGTGGGCCAGAGCACGAACTTCCCCGCCTTCATCACCTCGAGACTGGACCTCGGGACGGCCTACGCGGGCAAGACGGTGCGGCTGCGCTTGCGCGTCGGCTCGAACCAGAACACCGGGGCCAATGGCTGGCTGCTGGATGACCTGGAGTTCAGTGGCCTCGGCAACACGCCCTTCACCGCCATCAAGGAGGAGGATCACGTGTGCGTGCCGCCTCTCGTCATCACGGCAGGAGAAGACGTGACAGTGGAGGAGCGCACGCGCCTGACGCTCCACGGCCGCGCCACGGACGCGGACGACAGCCCTCTCACCCATGCGTGGACGCAGCTGTCCGGCCCGGAGGTGACGCTCTCGGAGGCCGACACGCTCACGCCCTCCTTCGTCGCCCCCGAGGTGAGCGCCAACACCGCCCTGCTCTTCCAGCTGTCCATCTCCAACGGCGGCGCCACGGCCATTGACACGGTCACCGTGACCGTGACGGACGTGAACCGCGCGCCCACCCCAAACCCGGAGCCGCCGCGCTGTGGCTGCTCCAGCGGCGCCGAGGCCCCCCTGGGGATGATGGGCCTGGCACTGCTCGCCCTGGCGCGCCGCCGCCGGGTGAACTGA
- a CDS encoding ABC transporter permease, with protein MNPSRVTAIVLRQFYLLRGSPARILPLFIWVAIDVVLWGFITRYLNTVTASGLDFVASLLGTVLLWNFLTRAMQGVTMAFFEDVWSRNFLNLFATPLSTSEYISGLVLSSIATSSIGLVVMVAVAGAAFGLSLFTYGVLLLPFLLVLFLYGIALGVFGSAVVLRLGPAAEWLIWPIPAMVSPFACVFYPRATLPEWMQFLSLLFPPSYVFEGMRAIATGGPFSGTALLVGVGLALLCLLLACVFFLLIYQEALRSGRIARYSAESVS; from the coding sequence ATGAATCCCTCCCGTGTCACCGCCATCGTGCTGCGCCAGTTCTACCTCTTGAGGGGCAGCCCCGCGCGCATCCTCCCGCTCTTCATCTGGGTGGCCATCGACGTCGTCCTGTGGGGCTTCATCACGCGCTACCTCAACACCGTCACCGCCTCCGGCCTGGACTTCGTCGCCTCGCTGCTGGGCACGGTGCTGCTCTGGAACTTCCTCACCCGCGCCATGCAGGGCGTGACGATGGCGTTCTTCGAGGACGTCTGGTCGCGCAACTTCCTCAACCTCTTCGCCACCCCGCTGTCGACGTCCGAGTACATCAGTGGCCTCGTGCTCTCGAGCATCGCGACGAGCAGCATCGGCCTGGTCGTCATGGTGGCCGTGGCGGGCGCGGCGTTCGGCCTGTCGCTGTTCACCTACGGCGTGCTGCTGCTGCCCTTCCTGCTCGTGCTCTTCCTGTACGGCATCGCGCTGGGCGTCTTCGGCAGCGCCGTGGTGCTGCGGCTCGGGCCCGCCGCCGAGTGGCTCATCTGGCCCATCCCCGCCATGGTGTCGCCCTTCGCGTGCGTCTTCTACCCCCGCGCCACGCTGCCGGAGTGGATGCAGTTCCTCTCGCTGCTCTTCCCGCCCTCCTACGTCTTCGAGGGCATGCGGGCGATCGCCACCGGCGGCCCCTTCTCCGGCACGGCGCTGCTGGTCGGCGTGGGGCTCGCGCTGCTCTGCCTTCTGCTCGCCTGTGTCTTCTTCCTCCTCATCTACCAGGAGGCGCTGCGCTCGGGCCGCATCGCCCGCTACAGCGCCGAGAGCGTGAGCTGA
- a CDS encoding DUF4956 domain-containing protein, translating to MEPFLTDITQDVASSISLKDAGMMVPRLVAAVLLGTVLSLRPWRLLSGRALPKADMVQAQILLCTAAAVITAVIGNSMAKAFGLVGLGGFVRFRSGLKDPRDAAILFLVIGLGMACGHGSLGLAGVGTVFVGLLLWVLEFFEKKEADAPKQRMLVSAQADDLVRAEEFLRKTLHGRNVLVRACALDFDGRRLELEVEEKEPGALAATLSGAAGGPVRGLRWMELPARKGGQEDRA from the coding sequence ATGGAGCCGTTCCTCACGGATATCACCCAGGACGTGGCGTCCAGCATCTCCCTCAAGGACGCGGGCATGATGGTGCCACGCCTGGTGGCGGCGGTGCTCCTGGGCACGGTGTTGTCCCTGCGGCCGTGGAGACTGCTCTCCGGCCGCGCCCTGCCCAAGGCGGACATGGTGCAGGCGCAGATCCTCCTGTGCACGGCGGCGGCCGTCATCACCGCCGTCATCGGCAACAGCATGGCCAAGGCCTTCGGACTGGTGGGCCTGGGCGGCTTCGTGCGCTTCCGCTCGGGGCTGAAGGATCCGCGCGATGCCGCCATCCTGTTCCTGGTGATCGGCCTGGGCATGGCGTGCGGCCACGGCAGCCTGGGGCTCGCCGGGGTGGGCACCGTGTTCGTCGGCCTGCTGCTGTGGGTGCTGGAGTTCTTCGAGAAGAAGGAGGCTGACGCCCCCAAGCAGCGGATGCTCGTGTCGGCGCAGGCGGATGACCTGGTGCGCGCCGAGGAGTTCCTGCGCAAGACGTTGCACGGGCGCAACGTGCTGGTGCGCGCCTGCGCCCTGGACTTCGACGGACGCCGGTTGGAATTGGAAGTCGAGGAGAAGGAGCCGGGAGCGCTCGCGGCCACGCTGAGTGGCGCCGCGGGCGGCCCCGTTCGTGGACTCAGGTGGATGGAGTTGCCCGCCCGCAAGGGCGGCCAGGAGGATCGGGCATGA
- a CDS encoding ABC transporter ATP-binding protein: MKTSPPPQSAPPAKVLSVVELRKQYGATVAVDGLSFDVDRHEIVGLLGSNGAGKTTTINMVLGLLEPSSGSIHIEGVDLARHRTRALAHTNFAAIYAPLPGNLTVQQNLRTFGLLYGVKHLSERIEQLLTHLELTRFRDVRCGVLSSGEQTRVTLAKALINRPALLLLDEPTASLDPMTARDIRARIRDFATQGQGGVLWTSHNMYEVEEVCDRVLIVSRGRIVLQGDPRALPAQYGKATLEELFITVARGEPS; this comes from the coding sequence GTGAAGACGTCCCCTCCTCCGCAGTCCGCTCCCCCCGCGAAGGTCCTGTCCGTCGTGGAGCTGCGCAAGCAATACGGAGCCACCGTCGCCGTCGATGGGCTCTCCTTCGACGTGGACCGCCATGAGATCGTCGGGCTGCTCGGCAGCAACGGCGCGGGCAAGACGACCACCATCAACATGGTGCTCGGACTGCTCGAGCCGAGCTCGGGCTCCATCCACATAGAAGGAGTGGATCTCGCGCGGCACCGCACCCGGGCGCTCGCGCACACGAACTTCGCCGCCATCTACGCGCCCCTGCCCGGCAACCTCACCGTCCAGCAGAACCTGCGCACCTTCGGCCTGCTCTATGGCGTGAAGCATCTGTCCGAGCGTATCGAGCAGCTCCTCACCCATTTGGAGCTCACGCGCTTCCGTGACGTGCGCTGCGGGGTGCTCTCCTCGGGAGAGCAGACGCGGGTGACGCTGGCCAAGGCCCTCATCAACCGCCCCGCCCTGCTGCTGCTCGACGAGCCGACCGCGTCGTTGGATCCCATGACGGCGCGAGACATCCGCGCCCGCATCCGGGACTTCGCCACCCAGGGCCAGGGCGGCGTGCTGTGGACGTCCCACAACATGTACGAGGTCGAGGAGGTGTGCGACCGGGTGCTCATCGTCTCGCGCGGGAGGATCGTCCTCCAGGGAGACCCCCGGGCCCTGCCCGCCCAGTATGGAAAGGCCACGCTCGAGGAGCTGTTCATCACCGTGGCGCGAGGGGAGCCGTCATGA
- a CDS encoding myxosortase-dependent M36 family metallopeptidase produces MTRLVFKWSSLALALASTGATARDLPNYEVLQDAPPSSLRAAPSPGTSPRLGKTLGARVTHRDEQRDLPTFVWANGRKSEARSLRTPLAGMKPDQAAGEQLAEYLSLYGHKSLTEAGASVASVSRDARGVSVVTFAQKVDGVEVFRQGLKVILDANNEVVALSGNLSPYASATTSAARVSSLRHQLTAPQAIALAYQDLTGASLDGSLLTRASVRADDNDAYTHYQLAPYARPLAEGLVIPARARRVFFPMAKGLVPAYYLELNTAPAESSESDYYAYVVSAADGRLLMRNNLTAHADFTYRVWAETTPPYLPLDGPAGGVATPHPTGKPFTFAPPAFVAPSLVTLQNAPFSKNDPWLADGATQTQGNNVDAYADLVAPDGFSQGDLRATVTAPGVFDRTMDLSIQPYANPEQIQAATTQLFYVNNWLHDWFYDVGFDEASGNAQKDNFGRGGLGGDAIQAQAQDYSGRNNANMSTPADGASPRMQMYIFDNLDTHLETSVSGGTTRKYPVGTVAAGPLEYNLSAEVVLTASGTPSDTKACAPLTNAAEVAGKIALVDRSTSTSCTIPQQIKNAQNAGAIGVLWVNTVDVVQSSGSKDASITIPTQIVTRTTGQEIKAALPGLTARLYSVRFLDPDGTIDNGIVAHEWGHYISNRLIWNGSGLTNNQGRSMGEGWADFTALLMMTRPEDINVPSNANWNGAYAAAEYATRGGMSDDSTFFGIRRVTYSADMSKNALTFKHISNAETLPTSAPISPFSTNAEYHNSGEIWATLLWDCYVALLRAHPFQEAQQRMKQYLVNGYKLTPAMPTFLEARDALIAAAYALDPADGQRFWSAFARRGAGVGAKAPDRLSTTHVGVVESYDTTADVAVVSISVDAPTQACDGDAILDNGEMGQLRIKVRNLGPTRTEGTTATVTSPTFGVTLGNGGQVQVPALDVQQEAEVTVPVSLQGATMRQWLNFVVTTHQGQLKRPGDRTGTLTVMANYDEEPESQRLEDVQSSNPPWTFTHDDRLDNVDWEVFQYPTVTNNLFYAVNEDGPSDMRLTTPPLLVSATEPFVLKFKQAWSFEWTPASSTNPKDIYYDGAVIELSEDDGQTWVDVGQSLYTATLESAEDNLNPLDGRKAISGKSPGFPALIPATLDLGTAYAGKTVRLRFRVGSDINTGADGWLVDDLEFSGITNTPFTKVLEDDNVCVSPQAPVISAGPDLQVGERAKLTLQGSAKDPNGGSLTYTWTQVSGPTVTLTGANTLTPSFVAPEVTASTNLVLRLSVTNKSSTVTDTVTVTVTNVNRAPTVNAGLAGIVDERSSYTLMGSASDEDGDKLTYYWVQQSGTPVALSNALTPQATFTAPEVTLDETLTFLLLVSDGQTTTRASVDVTVKNVNRAPTAHAGDALTVEEGAQAKLNGTASADPDGDTLSYTWTQVEGSPVTLTGADTATPSFIAPDVDAQTTLRFSLVVKDGSLDSEPAFVSVTVTPKPVTNPEPQPNPDPEPQPQPEPPKCGCSTGAEAPLGLLGLGLLALARRRRVN; encoded by the coding sequence GTGACAAGGTTGGTTTTCAAGTGGTCGAGTCTGGCACTGGCGCTCGCGAGCACGGGCGCCACGGCGCGGGACCTGCCGAACTACGAAGTGCTGCAAGACGCCCCCCCCTCCTCGCTGCGAGCCGCGCCCTCACCGGGCACGAGCCCGCGGCTGGGAAAGACGCTGGGCGCACGTGTTACCCACCGGGACGAGCAGCGCGACCTGCCCACCTTCGTCTGGGCGAATGGAAGGAAGTCCGAGGCCCGGTCGCTGCGCACGCCACTGGCGGGCATGAAGCCCGATCAGGCCGCTGGCGAGCAGCTCGCGGAGTACCTGTCGCTGTACGGCCACAAGTCGCTCACCGAGGCCGGTGCGAGCGTGGCCTCCGTCAGCCGTGACGCGCGCGGCGTGTCGGTCGTCACCTTCGCCCAGAAGGTGGACGGCGTGGAGGTGTTCCGCCAGGGGCTCAAGGTCATCCTCGACGCGAACAACGAGGTCGTCGCCCTCAGCGGCAACCTGTCCCCGTACGCGTCCGCGACCACGTCCGCCGCCCGGGTCTCGAGCCTGCGCCACCAGTTGACGGCCCCCCAGGCCATCGCCCTGGCCTACCAGGATCTGACCGGCGCCTCCCTGGATGGCAGCCTGCTCACGCGGGCGAGCGTCCGCGCGGACGACAACGACGCCTACACCCACTACCAGCTCGCCCCCTACGCGCGTCCCCTGGCCGAGGGCCTCGTCATCCCCGCGCGCGCCAGGCGCGTCTTCTTCCCCATGGCCAAGGGGCTCGTGCCCGCCTACTACCTGGAGCTCAACACGGCCCCGGCGGAGAGCTCCGAGTCGGACTACTACGCCTACGTGGTGTCCGCCGCCGATGGTCGGCTGCTCATGCGCAACAACCTCACCGCGCACGCGGACTTCACCTACCGCGTCTGGGCGGAGACCACGCCGCCCTATCTCCCGCTGGATGGGCCCGCGGGCGGCGTCGCCACGCCCCACCCCACGGGCAAGCCTTTCACCTTCGCCCCGCCGGCGTTCGTGGCCCCCTCGCTCGTCACCCTCCAGAACGCGCCCTTCAGCAAGAACGATCCCTGGCTGGCGGACGGCGCCACGCAGACCCAGGGCAACAACGTGGACGCCTACGCGGACCTCGTCGCGCCGGACGGCTTCAGCCAGGGTGACCTGCGTGCCACGGTGACGGCTCCGGGCGTGTTCGACCGGACCATGGACCTGAGCATCCAGCCCTATGCCAACCCGGAGCAGATCCAGGCGGCCACCACGCAGCTGTTCTACGTGAACAACTGGCTGCACGACTGGTTCTACGACGTGGGCTTCGACGAGGCCTCGGGCAACGCGCAGAAGGACAACTTCGGCCGCGGTGGCCTGGGCGGTGACGCCATCCAAGCCCAGGCGCAGGACTACAGCGGGCGCAACAACGCGAACATGTCGACGCCGGCGGACGGTGCGTCCCCGCGCATGCAGATGTACATCTTCGACAACCTCGACACGCACCTGGAGACGAGCGTCTCCGGCGGCACCACGCGCAAGTACCCGGTGGGCACCGTCGCCGCCGGCCCGCTGGAGTACAACCTGAGCGCGGAGGTCGTGCTCACGGCCAGCGGCACTCCGTCCGACACCAAGGCCTGCGCTCCCCTGACCAACGCCGCCGAGGTGGCCGGGAAGATCGCCCTCGTCGACCGCAGCACCAGCACCTCCTGCACCATCCCCCAGCAGATCAAGAACGCGCAGAACGCCGGCGCCATCGGCGTCCTCTGGGTGAACACCGTGGACGTCGTCCAGTCGTCCGGCAGCAAGGACGCGAGCATCACCATTCCCACCCAGATCGTCACGCGCACCACGGGCCAGGAGATCAAGGCCGCGCTCCCCGGGCTCACCGCGCGGCTCTACAGCGTACGGTTCCTCGATCCGGACGGAACGATCGACAACGGCATCGTGGCGCACGAGTGGGGCCACTACATCAGCAACCGCCTCATCTGGAACGGGTCCGGCCTGACCAACAACCAGGGCAGGTCCATGGGCGAGGGCTGGGCGGACTTCACCGCCCTGCTGATGATGACGCGCCCGGAGGACATCAACGTCCCCTCCAACGCCAACTGGAACGGAGCCTATGCCGCGGCCGAGTACGCCACGCGCGGCGGCATGTCCGACGACAGCACCTTCTTCGGCATCCGGCGCGTGACCTACTCGGCGGACATGAGCAAGAACGCGCTCACCTTCAAGCACATCTCCAACGCGGAGACCCTGCCCACCTCGGCGCCCATCTCGCCCTTCTCCACCAACGCGGAGTACCACAACTCGGGTGAGATCTGGGCCACCCTGCTGTGGGACTGCTACGTGGCGCTGCTGCGCGCCCATCCCTTCCAGGAGGCCCAACAGCGCATGAAGCAGTACCTGGTCAACGGCTACAAGCTCACGCCCGCGATGCCCACCTTCCTCGAGGCGCGTGACGCGCTCATCGCGGCGGCCTACGCCTTGGATCCCGCGGATGGACAGCGCTTCTGGAGCGCCTTCGCCCGGCGTGGCGCGGGCGTGGGAGCCAAGGCGCCGGACCGCCTGTCCACCACCCACGTGGGCGTCGTGGAGAGCTACGACACGACCGCGGACGTCGCGGTCGTCTCCATCTCCGTGGATGCCCCCACCCAGGCGTGCGACGGGGACGCCATCCTCGACAACGGCGAGATGGGCCAGCTGCGCATCAAGGTGCGCAACCTGGGTCCCACCCGGACCGAGGGAACGACCGCCACCGTCACCTCGCCCACCTTCGGCGTGACGCTGGGCAACGGCGGCCAGGTCCAGGTGCCGGCCTTGGACGTGCAGCAGGAGGCGGAGGTGACCGTCCCGGTGTCGCTCCAGGGCGCGACGATGCGCCAGTGGCTGAACTTCGTCGTCACCACGCACCAGGGACAGCTCAAGCGGCCGGGCGACCGCACGGGCACCCTGACCGTGATGGCCAACTACGACGAGGAGCCCGAGTCCCAGCGGCTCGAGGACGTGCAGTCCAGCAACCCGCCCTGGACCTTCACGCATGATGACCGCCTGGACAACGTGGACTGGGAAGTCTTCCAGTACCCCACGGTCACCAACAACCTCTTCTACGCGGTGAACGAGGACGGGCCGAGCGACATGCGCCTCACCACCCCGCCTCTCCTGGTGAGCGCCACCGAGCCCTTCGTCCTCAAGTTCAAGCAGGCCTGGAGCTTCGAGTGGACCCCTGCCTCCAGCACCAACCCCAAGGACATCTACTACGACGGCGCCGTCATCGAACTGAGCGAGGATGATGGACAGACGTGGGTGGACGTCGGCCAGTCCCTGTACACCGCGACGCTCGAGAGCGCGGAGGACAACCTCAATCCGCTCGATGGCCGTAAAGCCATCTCCGGCAAGAGCCCGGGCTTCCCCGCCCTCATCCCCGCCACGCTGGATCTCGGCACGGCGTACGCGGGCAAGACGGTGCGGCTGCGCTTCCGCGTCGGCTCGGACATCAACACCGGGGCGGACGGCTGGCTGGTGGACGATCTGGAGTTCAGCGGCATCACCAACACCCCCTTCACCAAGGTGCTCGAGGATGACAATGTGTGCGTGAGCCCCCAGGCTCCCGTCATCTCGGCCGGCCCGGACCTGCAGGTGGGGGAGCGCGCGAAGCTGACGCTCCAGGGCAGCGCGAAGGACCCCAACGGCGGCTCGCTCACCTACACGTGGACGCAGGTGTCCGGCCCCACGGTGACGCTCACCGGCGCGAACACGCTCACGCCGTCCTTCGTCGCCCCCGAGGTGACCGCCAGCACCAACCTGGTGCTCCGGCTGTCCGTCACCAACAAGAGCAGCACGGTCACCGACACGGTGACGGTGACGGTGACGAACGTGAACCGCGCGCCCACCGTCAACGCGGGCCTGGCCGGCATCGTGGACGAGCGCTCCAGCTACACGCTCATGGGCTCGGCGAGCGACGAGGACGGTGACAAGCTCACCTACTACTGGGTGCAGCAGTCCGGCACGCCGGTGGCCCTGTCCAACGCCCTCACGCCCCAGGCCACCTTCACCGCGCCCGAAGTCACCCTCGACGAGACGCTCACCTTCCTGTTGCTGGTGAGCGACGGCCAGACGACGACCCGCGCCTCCGTGGACGTCACGGTGAAGAACGTCAACCGCGCCCCCACCGCCCACGCCGGTGACGCACTCACCGTCGAGGAGGGTGCCCAGGCGAAACTCAATGGCACCGCCAGCGCGGACCCCGACGGCGACACGCTGAGCTACACCTGGACCCAGGTGGAGGGCTCGCCCGTGACGCTCACCGGCGCGGACACCGCCACCCCGTCCTTCATCGCTCCGGACGTGGACGCCCAGACCACGCTGCGCTTCAGCCTCGTGGTCAAGGATGGCTCGCTCGACAGTGAGCCCGCCTTCGTCTCCGTCACCGTCACTCCCAAGCCGGTGACCAACCCCGAGCCCCAGCCCAACCCGGACCCCGAGCCCCAGCCTCAGCCCGAGCCGCCGAAGTGTGGCTGCTCCACCGGCGCCGAGGCCCCCCTGGGCCTGCTCGGCCTGGGGCTGCTCGCCCTGGCGCGCCGCCGCCGGGTGAACTGA